A single genomic interval of Candidatus Gracilibacteria bacterium harbors:
- the frr gene encoding ribosome recycling factor gives MLTNLQQELHKAKNHLQNELAKLQAGRANPAIVEGVYVMAYGSSQPLKNVAAVSTLDAQTIVIQPWDKTIIRDIEKGISDANLGLNPSNNGESLMIKIPPLTEERRRDLVKLASRLGEDGKVGIRTVRQDFKKKIDSAKANKEISEDEAKSYETDLQKQIDAAMKEVDSFLKTKEDDIMKV, from the coding sequence ATGCTCACGAATCTTCAACAAGAGCTTCATAAAGCCAAGAATCACCTACAAAATGAACTCGCTAAACTCCAGGCCTGACGCGCGAATCCTGCAATCGTCGAAGGCGTCTATGTGATGGCATATGGAAGCAGTCAACCCCTCAAGAACGTAGCTGCAGTATCGACACTTGACGCTCAGACAATAGTCATTCAACCATGGGATAAGACCATTATCCGCGATATCGAGAAAGGAATCAGCGATGCAAACCTTGGTCTCAACCCATCGAACAACGGTGAATCTCTCATGATCAAGATACCACCACTCACAGAAGAACGTCGTCGTGATCTCGTGAAGCTCGCAAGTCGTCTCGGAGAAGATGGGAAAGTCGGAATTCGTACCGTTCGTCAGGATTTCAAGAAAAAAATTGACTCTGCAAAAGCAAATAAAGAAATCTCTGAGGATGAAGCAAAATCCTATGAGACCGATCTCCAGAAACAAATCGATGCTGCAATGAAAGAAGTAGACAGTTTTCTCAAAACAAAAGAGGATGACATTATGAAAGTTTAG
- a CDS encoding four helix bundle protein, protein MSKYENLEVWKKSILLVTKIYKFSQENSKLSHDYGLLDQIRRAAVSIPSNIAEGNERETTTEFIRYLVIARGSTAELSTQLLICKDIGYISDEEYIILSESIIEIHKMINGLISFQKQKRATLVPSSN, encoded by the coding sequence ATGTCAAAATATGAAAACCTAGAAGTATGGAAGAAATCAATACTTCTCGTAACCAAAATCTATAAATTCTCTCAAGAAAATTCAAAGCTGAGTCATGACTATTGATTACTTGATCAGATACGAAGGGCTGCTGTAAGTATACCAAGTAATATTGCAGAATGAAATGAAAGAGAAACAACAACAGAATTTATTCGATATCTTGTTATTGCTCGATGAAGTACTGCTGAACTCTCAACTCAACTATTGATTTGTAAAGATATTGGCTATATTTCTGATGAAGAATATATCATTCTCTCTGAATCGATAATAGAAATTCACAAAATGATAAATGGACTCATAAGTTTCCAAAAACAAAAACGAGCAACTCTTGTACCCTCTAGCAACTAG
- a CDS encoding CarD family transcriptional regulator has protein sequence MKSLFREGGKNIIITDKEQDTKLLENFGESVTKRNWKKLNTIADFLEMTEIQTGNFVIHPQILETIGNLEYLRRKTLHKISRGNTESMENTIETLIALGYSHSEYSGELGTYKREGSIVTLTHAQSGNTIHIEWFDTEIDSIIEIDGAGNRSYRDFIWIKNEKIDENQFERKVGKINEELLSQITSCGGGFGGSNHPQKENQEEFSQNRVDTPETFVTFGHESKGNVSGKLDSETNSEGQEKGFYPQGVYGLSPRMTETKKGPLNQPTTPLPHYPTNIILIGCDFHGDLETLRKHANIHFTDFHREDSISLDVSVPDIPHIDALKHYIEENSSKANICFYTKNEKSVQDFLEFHALSGCQIIPTPKSGLESCEYSESFFLDPEGWGFGGGNRPQRENGEATLQNRVDTPETFVTFGHESKERVSGKVQIVITDDILGNIFVRTRTKKSLAKNLDLLLYVNPGDYVVHREHGIARFHAVVDKTLGDIRREYLELHYAGGDKIFVPLTEIYRVSKYVGELEPQLTSLTGKEWERTLEKTDEELEKIATELIEIASKRTLSRGITFKSLPTEEEQFRSRFPYDYTPDQLEAIHEIFRDMESEYPMDRLLSGDVGFGKTEVAMNAMYKAVLSGYQVAVISPLLVLADEHYETFMERFTEYGIHVECLTRMTSTSEEKRILDGMKNGNVDIVVGTHKLLSENIRWKKLGLLVIDEEHKFGVSHKETIKKMRANIDILSLSATPIPRSLNLALSGLKKVSLLGTAPKKKKPIETIVSTWTETTIAHAIQYELERGGQIIIVHNRIRGMEQMEKEIISIIQNSKGKIQNNGGKEVPEGWGFGGGNHPQRENGEATLQNRVDTPETFVTFGHESKGNVSGKIQPGTDSSTSLGMTKSQPTIITTHGQMHGDDIEDRIHAFKKGEYNILLTTTIIENGVNFLKANTIIIIDPEDFGLAQLHQLRGRVGRKGEQGYCYLMYRKPELAAIEKERIITIANNTHLGAGFEIAMRDMEIRGAGDVLGFKQAGKSKDVGLTLYFRMLEEKIAEIKDEKQKKKPVKIELELSYALDDSLFLSESDKLNFFREIENIETLEELDAMEEEMMEKIGTMNDKIGDNSDAGKEFMSHHSSLITHVTNLFLLLRARLTFSEYGLESLKKVGQNYIFDFYDGTKVEKIRAFLDRFDTKNRMTLLSVKKIRTEVRYWKTVQEFLEELVGG, from the coding sequence TTGAAGAGTCTTTTTCGCGAAGGAGGGAAAAATATCATCATCACCGATAAAGAACAAGATACGAAACTTTTGGAAAACTTCGGAGAAAGCGTCACAAAGAGGAATTGGAAGAAACTCAACACTATTGCGGATTTTCTCGAAATGACAGAAATCCAGACTGGGAACTTCGTCATCCATCCTCAAATCCTCGAAACAATAGGAAATCTCGAATATCTCAGACGGAAGACCCTTCACAAGATCAGTCGTGGAAATACAGAATCCATGGAAAACACGATCGAGACCCTGATAGCACTCGGCTATTCTCACAGCGAATACAGTGGTGAACTCGGCACCTACAAGCGGGAATGAAGTATCGTGACACTCACTCATGCACAAAGTGGAAATACGATCCATATAGAATGGTTCGATACAGAAATCGATAGCATTATCGAAATCGATGGTGCTGGGAATCGCAGTTATCGTGACTTCATCTGGATCAAGAACGAGAAAATCGATGAGAATCAGTTCGAGCGAAAAGTCGGGAAAATCAATGAGGAATTATTGTCTCAGATTACTTCTTGTGGATGAGGGTTCGGGGGTAGCAATCATCCCCAGAAAGAGAATCAGGAGGAATTTTCACAAAATCGAGTTGACACCCCCGAGACCTTTGTTACTTTCGGTCACGAAAGTAAGGGGAATGTATCAGGAAAACTAGATTCTGAAACAAATTCAGAATGACAGGAAAAGGGATTCTACCCACAAGGGGTATACTGACTATCTCCGAGAATGACAGAAACAAAGAAATGACCACTTAACCAACCCACTACCCCACTGCCCCACTACCCCACTAACATTATCCTTATCGGTTGTGACTTCCATGGAGACCTCGAGACTCTCAGAAAACATGCAAATATCCATTTCACCGATTTTCATCGTGAAGATTCTATCTCACTCGATGTCAGTGTTCCTGATATCCCTCATATCGACGCACTGAAGCATTATATAGAAGAAAACTCATCTAAAGCGAATATTTGCTTCTATACAAAAAACGAAAAATCCGTGCAGGATTTTCTCGAATTCCATGCACTTTCTGGATGTCAGATAATTCCAACTCCAAAAAGCGGACTCGAAAGTTGCGAATATAGTGAGAGCTTTTTTTTGGATCCTGAAGGATGGGGGTTCGGGGGTGGCAATCGTCCCCAGAGAGAGAATTGAGAAGCAACTTTACAAAATCGAGTTGACACCCCCGAGACCTTTGTTACTTTCGGTCACGAAAGTAAGGAAAGAGTTTCATGAAAAGTACAAATAGTCATCACCGACGATATCCTCGGAAATATTTTCGTTCGAACCAGAACCAAGAAATCCCTCGCGAAAAACCTCGATCTTCTCCTCTATGTGAATCCTGGAGATTATGTCGTGCACCGAGAACACGGAATTGCACGATTCCATGCAGTCGTGGATAAAACTCTCTGAGATATCCGTCGAGAATATCTCGAACTTCACTATGCTGGAGGTGACAAGATTTTCGTGCCTCTCACAGAAATCTATCGTGTGAGCAAATATGTGGGAGAACTCGAGCCACAGCTCACGAGTCTCACAGGAAAAGAATGGGAACGAACGCTCGAAAAAACAGACGAAGAACTCGAAAAAATCGCAACCGAACTTATCGAGATCGCGAGCAAACGCACTCTTTCTCGTGGAATCACCTTCAAAAGTCTGCCAACAGAAGAAGAACAATTCCGTTCCCGATTCCCCTATGATTATACTCCTGATCAGCTCGAAGCGATTCATGAGATTTTTCGCGATATGGAATCCGAGTATCCGATGGACCGGCTCCTCTCTGGTGATGTTGGCTTCGGAAAGACAGAAGTTGCGATGAATGCCATGTACAAGGCAGTGCTTTCTGGCTACCAGGTTGCTGTTATTTCTCCCCTGCTCGTTCTCGCAGATGAACACTATGAGACCTTCATGGAACGATTCACCGAATATGGAATCCATGTCGAATGTCTCACTCGCATGACAAGTACCAGTGAAGAAAAACGAATCCTCGATGGAATGAAAAATGGAAATGTAGATATTGTCGTCGGTACTCACAAACTCCTATCGGAAAATATCCGCTGGAAAAAACTCGGACTTCTCGTCATCGATGAAGAACATAAGTTCGGTGTCTCACACAAGGAGACGATCAAGAAGATGCGAGCTAACATCGATATTCTTTCTCTCTCAGCTACTCCGATTCCCCGTTCACTCAACCTTGCTCTCTCGGGACTGAAGAAAGTATCCCTTCTCGGAACGGCTCCGAAAAAGAAAAAACCCATCGAAACTATCGTGAGCACTTGGACTGAGACGACGATTGCCCATGCGATACAATACGAGCTCGAACGTGGTGGACAGATCATCATCGTCCATAACCGTATCCGTGGAATGGAACAGATGGAGAAGGAAATTATATCAATAATTCAAAATTCAAAATGAAAGATTCAAAATAATTGATGAAAGGAAGTTCCTGAAGGATGGGGGTTCGGGGGTGGCAATCATCCCCAGAGAGAGAATTGAGAAGCAACTTTACAAAATCGAGTTGACACCCCCGAGACCTTTGTTACTTTCGGTCACGAAAGTAAGGGAAATGTTTCATGAAAAATACAACCTGGAACAGATTCCTCGACTTCGCTCGGAATGACAAAAAGCCAACCAACTATTATTACCACTCACGGTCAGATGCACGGAGATGATATAGAAGATCGTATCCATGCCTTCAAAAAGTGAGAATACAATATCCTCCTCACAACCACCATTATCGAAAATGGTGTAAACTTTCTCAAGGCAAATACTATAATCATCATCGATCCAGAGGATTTCGGACTCGCACAGCTCCATCAGCTCCGCGGTCGAGTCGGACGCAAGTGAGAACAAGGCTACTGTTATCTCATGTATCGCAAGCCAGAACTTGCCGCGATAGAAAAAGAGCGTATTATCACCATTGCGAACAATACACACCTCGGTGCTGGATTCGAGATTGCGATGCGTGACATGGAGATTCGCGGTGCTGGGGATGTCCTCGGATTCAAGCAGGCTGGGAAGAGTAAAGATGTTGGTCTCACACTCTATTTCCGTATGCTCGAAGAGAAAATCGCGGAGATCAAGGATGAGAAACAGAAAAAGAAACCCGTGAAAATCGAACTCGAACTTTCCTATGCACTCGACGATTCGCTTTTCTTGTCAGAAAGTGATAAGCTCAATTTTTTCCGTGAAATAGAAAATATCGAAACCCTCGAAGAACTCGATGCTATGGAAGAAGAAATGATGGAGAAAATATGAACTATGAACGATAAAATATGAGATAATTCAGATGCAGGAAAAGAATTCATGTCCCATCACTCATCACTCATCACTCACGTCACGAATCTCTTCCTCCTTCTCCGAGCACGTCTCACCTTTTCAGAATACGGACTCGAGAGCCTGAAAAAAGTCGGACAGAACTACATTTTCGATTTCTACGATGGCACGAAAGTCGAGAAAATCAGAGCATTTCTCGACCGATTCGATACCAAAAATCGTATGACTCTCCTTTCTGTCAAAAAAATCCGCACCGAAGTGCGGTATTGGAAAACGGTTCAAGAATTCCTCGAAGAACTAGTTGGTTGATAG
- a CDS encoding adenylate/guanylate cyclase domain-containing protein, giving the protein MHKLKNLKHIFAIWGIVLVLIGIIYVIGSEYFQKTTQYFIYRSGIFQNMIYQHTIKKSDDIIVIPIDTQMMNELQANNHFGAADGSLRIPKSWYLEVIDMLEEAGVKAIGIDIIFQNRDEYEKQFAEGLKKYNNIVLATQLDSGGGNCQKDNINESNDVIGCENSPRSIYTGTTWGFVNNPDTYATLAQSNLPSYYTLPLHYPENILESFALAVYRKYIGEKTPETISTGSILNVGKRNIPLIENDKYLNTYFGLSRSYILDEGLRRFGKKGVDINTGISSTGAVGILGLKNYKPLLKKTFEGKIVLIGEDGSILHDTVNSPYAGIDIPGVELHANMLDGLLQDKLLREFSGIPYYIFITILTLLSVTGYYLLPKFIAPLLAGILFIVVIFFGRYMYDVQRIVISIIPVFVATILSFPLTFIYRFFIVDREKRELQKNFGHYVDPRVVEQIAEKDEDIVLGGEHKDVTVLFSDIAGFTTISEKLEPTDLFSLMTSYLSNMTNILIEQGGTLDKYIGDAVMGFFGAPLALPDHAIRGCRTALLMRERLPAFNADITRHGMDPIDFRVGMASGDVMVGNIGSQDRFNYTVLGDTVNLASRLEGTGKEYNVHIILSHGTRTGLSDEFFVRELDTIAVKGKSEGVRIYELIGFTKDITDRIIYENYEKALTLYREGKYHDAGEIWANQKDIDPPSLVMMNRCISLIRGETHLENGVYHMTHK; this is encoded by the coding sequence ATGCACAAACTCAAAAATCTCAAACATATTTTCGCAATATGGGGAATCGTTCTTGTATTGATTTGAATCATTTATGTGATTGGTTCTGAGTATTTTCAGAAAACCACTCAGTATTTTATCTATCGTTCAGGAATATTTCAGAACATGATCTATCAACACACAATCAAAAAAAGTGATGATATTATTGTGATTCCTATTGATACCCAGATGATGAATGAGCTTCAGGCCAATAATCATTTCGGTGCAGCAGATGGAAGTCTTCGTATTCCGAAAAGCTGGTACCTCGAAGTTATAGATATGCTCGAAGAAGCATGAGTAAAGGCTATAGGTATTGATATTATCTTCCAGAATCGTGATGAATATGAGAAGCAGTTTGCTGAAGGACTAAAAAAATATAACAATATTGTTCTGGCAACACAACTAGATAGTGGATGAGGGAATTGCCAGAAAGACAATATTAATGAATCAAATGATGTAATAGGCTGTGAGAATTCACCACGATCGATTTATACAGGAACAACTTGGGGGTTTGTGAATAACCCCGATACGTATGCTACTCTTGCACAATCAAATCTCCCAAGTTATTATACTCTTCCGCTTCATTATCCTGAAAATATCTTGGAATCATTTGCACTTGCCGTTTACAGAAAGTATATTGGAGAAAAGACGCCAGAAACTATTTCTACATGATCAATATTGAATGTTGGTAAGAGAAATATTCCTCTTATTGAAAATGATAAATATCTCAATACCTATTTCTGACTCTCGAGATCATATATTTTGGATGAATGATTAAGAAGATTCGGAAAGAAATGAGTCGATATAAATACCGGTATCTCATCTACTGGGGCAGTGGGTATTCTTGGATTGAAGAATTATAAACCTCTTCTGAAGAAAACATTTGAAGGAAAGATTGTACTCATTGGTGAAGATGGTTCTATTCTTCATGATACCGTCAATTCTCCATATGCGGGTATAGATATACCAGGAGTAGAACTTCATGCGAATATGCTTGATTGATTACTCCAGGATAAACTCCTGCGAGAGTTTTCAGGAATTCCATATTATATTTTTATTACCATACTGACACTCTTATCCGTTACAGGATATTATCTTCTTCCAAAATTTATTGCCCCTCTTCTTGCTGGAATACTTTTTATTGTTGTGATATTTTTTGGCCGCTATATGTATGATGTCCAAAGAATAGTGATAAGCATCATTCCTGTATTTGTAGCAACAATTCTTTCTTTTCCACTCACATTCATCTACCGATTCTTCATCGTGGATCGTGAGAAACGCGAACTCCAGAAAAATTTCGGACACTATGTGGATCCACGTGTAGTCGAACAAATTGCTGAGAAAGACGAAGATATCGTTCTCGGTGGTGAACACAAGGATGTGACTGTGTTATTTTCCGATATTGCGGGATTCACGACGATTTCGGAGAAATTAGAGCCGACGGATCTGTTCTCGCTCATGACTTCCTATCTCTCGAACATGACGAATATCCTCATCGAACAAGGGGGAACGCTCGATAAATATATCGGTGATGCGGTGATGGGATTTTTCGGTGCGCCACTTGCGCTTCCAGATCATGCTATTCGTGGTTGTCGTACGGCGCTTCTCATGCGAGAGCGACTTCCAGCGTTCAATGCTGATATCACAAGACATGGTATGGATCCGATTGATTTCCGAGTGGGAATGGCGAGTGGCGATGTGATGGTGGGAAATATTGGTTCACAGGATCGATTCAACTATACGGTTCTCGGAGACACGGTGAATCTCGCTTCCAGACTTGAGGGAACAGGGAAGGAATACAATGTCCATATTATCCTCTCGCACGGTACTCGTACAGGACTCTCGGACGAATTCTTTGTCCGTGAACTGGATACTATTGCCGTGAAGGGGAAATCCGAAGGAGTCCGAATCTATGAGCTTATTGGTTTCACGAAGGATATCACTGATAGAATCATATATGAGAACTATGAGAAAGCTCTCACGCTTTATCGAGAAGGGAAGTACCATGATGCATGAGAAATTTGGGCAAATCAGAAAGATATTGATCCACCGTCGCTCGTGATGATGAATCGGTGTATTTCTCTGATTCGTGGAGAAACACATCTCGAGAATGGAGTGTATCATATGACACACAAATAA
- a CDS encoding GNAT family N-acetyltransferase, with product MYSDNSPVQILNMLELREQNQSLYETLPGQLHSISAREEALLERSTQHYTTQRNYNQIVIATTRNRVIGSVGMLPVADGICEVSGAWVHSEFRGHGIGGQLHKKLKEVAVSANQILYSTVKPHIPGNFPEVLINIKELGAIPVSFSQLSEKNPEAFRGCCACSERKNHEYCPDRDHTCFLLMQGARREDAEIILNSPGWKNAIDEKGRDTLIHHIDQYIL from the coding sequence ATGTATTCCGATAATTCTCCTGTACAGATACTCAATATGCTCGAACTTCGAGAACAAAACCAGAGTCTATATGAAACCCTTCCTGGGCAACTTCATTCGATATCAGCTCGAGAAGAAGCACTTCTAGAAAGAAGCACTCAACATTATACAACCCAAAGAAACTATAATCAGATCGTTATCGCAACTACAAGAAATAGAGTGATTGGTAGTGTATGAATGCTTCCTGTTGCGGATGGAATATGCGAGGTCAGTGGTGCATGGGTACATAGTGAATTCCGATGACATGGTATCTGAGGTCAACTCCACAAAAAACTGAAAGAGGTAGCAGTATCAGCTAATCAGATACTATATTCCACGGTAAAACCTCATATTCCATGAAACTTTCCGGAAGTTCTCATCAATATAAAAGAGCTGTGAGCCATTCCAGTCTCATTTTCTCAGCTTTCAGAAAAAAATCCTGAAGCCTTTCGCTGATGTTGTGCATGCAGTGAAAGAAAAAATCATGAATATTGCCCCGATCGGGATCATACCTGTTTTCTGTTAATGCAATGAGCTCGTCGAGAAGATGCGGAAATAATACTCAATTCACCAGGGTGGAAGAATGCGATAGATGAAAAAGGGAGAGATACCTTGATTCATCATATCGATCAATATATCTTGTAA
- a CDS encoding succinylglutamate desuccinylase/aspartoacylase family protein, which produces MSTIQYHIFDSGLPGDTIAIFGGIHGNETSGIQAALRIVEDIREGNSILAKGRLIVIPLCNPLAHSIGVRYVEKNLNRCFMRTLPANPCQEELYAHEIMDILETYQVSKLMDLHSTSGPSIPFMFVEEKNLDFAQKLGISHVIIGWDRLGDGVLSGDSEGYMNSFPGRMGFTFEAGNHNNPEGAKNAYQMALNFLVANMMIDMRYSHTIGREKMIIKMKDVYILEGTSFEYAIPSIENFSLIAPGSGLIGYSVDEGGTRKPIFATPGDILVMPKAFDIHQGEEVFFLGESIPS; this is translated from the coding sequence ATGTCAACAATTCAGTATCATATCTTCGATTCGTGATTGCCATGAGATACGATTGCCATATTCGGTGGTATCCATGGGAATGAGACCTCTGGTATCCAGGCGGCTCTACGGATCGTAGAAGATATCCGTGAATGAAATAGCATCCTCGCAAAAGGAAGGCTCATCGTAATTCCTCTATGTAATCCTCTGGCTCATTCAATATGAGTTCGCTATGTAGAGAAAAATCTCAATCGATGCTTCATGCGAACTCTACCAGCAAATCCTTGCCAAGAGGAGCTCTACGCTCATGAAATCATGGATATTCTCGAGACATATCAAGTATCCAAACTCATGGATCTCCACTCAACTTCTGGACCATCCATACCATTTATGTTTGTGGAAGAGAAGAATCTTGATTTTGCCCAGAAACTTGGAATATCTCATGTTATCATAGGCTGGGATAGGCTCGGAGATGGTGTGCTATCGGGTGACAGTGAGGGATATATGAATAGTTTCCCTGGAAGGATGGGATTCACGTTCGAGGCAGGAAATCACAACAATCCAGAGTGAGCAAAAAATGCGTATCAGATGGCGCTCAACTTCCTCGTTGCCAATATGATGATAGATATGCGATATTCTCATACTATTGGCAGAGAAAAGATGATTATCAAAATGAAGGATGTCTATATCCTCGAGTGAACGAGCTTTGAATATGCTATCCCAAGTATAGAGAATTTTTCTCTCATAGCCCCTGGAAGTGGGCTCATTGGATATTCTGTAGATGAGGGTGGAACAAGAAAACCTATCTTTGCAACCCCATGAGATATCCTCGTAATGCCCAAAGCATTCGATATTCACCAATGAGAGGAAGTGTTTTTCTTGGGAGAAAGTATCCCTTCATAA